The following proteins are co-located in the Fluviicola sp. genome:
- a CDS encoding DUF2079 domain-containing protein codes for MNQLKNLYSTFKSVPEKYLIVFVFAVIYCLVSLVNHYLFRTYALDLGLYSNALYDYSHFQWNDSTTFKPEPQNLMGDHFDFYLLLISPFVWIFGSYTLLVFQIASVLFGGLGVYRYFKSNRVLAMLAMLFFYSFFGVFLALSYDFHDSVVIAMLVPWLFVFTKERKMKWAAFFVVLLWLGKESSGLWIAFICFGLALLNWKERKWRFFLIFSGFASLVYFVILMKFVMPALSPTGVYPHFDYSSLGKTMPEAITHLFMHPVDSFHLMVSNFFRRYDGR; via the coding sequence ATGAATCAGCTAAAGAATCTATACAGCACTTTCAAATCAGTGCCCGAGAAATACCTAATCGTTTTTGTTTTTGCGGTTATTTATTGTCTGGTTTCATTGGTAAACCATTACCTATTCCGCACCTATGCGCTGGACCTGGGGCTTTATTCCAATGCTTTATACGATTATTCCCATTTTCAATGGAACGACAGTACCACATTTAAGCCAGAGCCTCAGAATCTGATGGGAGACCATTTTGATTTTTACCTCCTGCTGATTTCTCCTTTCGTTTGGATTTTCGGATCGTACACTTTATTGGTTTTCCAAATAGCAAGTGTATTATTCGGAGGGCTGGGAGTTTACCGGTATTTCAAATCGAACCGGGTTTTGGCCATGCTGGCCATGCTCTTTTTCTATTCTTTTTTTGGAGTCTTTCTGGCCTTGTCGTACGATTTTCATGACAGTGTAGTCATCGCGATGCTGGTTCCATGGTTGTTCGTTTTTACCAAAGAAAGAAAGATGAAGTGGGCTGCTTTTTTTGTGGTGTTGCTTTGGTTGGGTAAGGAAAGCAGTGGTTTGTGGATTGCATTCATTTGTTTCGGGCTGGCTTTATTGAATTGGAAAGAACGCAAATGGCGTTTCTTCCTGATCTTTTCGGGGTTCGCATCACTGGTTTATTTCGTGATCCTGATGAAATTTGTGATGCCGGCTCTGTCGCCAACCGGTGTATATCCGCATTTTGACTATTCCTCGTTGGGAAAAACAATGCCGGAGGCAATTACTCACTTGTTTATGCATCCGGTAGATTCCTTTCATTTAATGGTTTCAAATTTTTTCAGGCGATACGATGGCCGATAA
- a CDS encoding VOC family protein produces the protein MIKFAYSILYVSDVKKTAEFYSKTFGFEVRFIAPGDEYAELSTGTTTLSFAALPLAKSNLRDGFQESSLQSKPFGMELGFTTVDVPALVEKALSNGATLLEEPKEKPWGQVVAYVRDLEGFLIEICTPMD, from the coding sequence ATGATCAAATTCGCATACTCTATTCTCTACGTTTCAGATGTTAAGAAAACAGCTGAGTTTTATTCCAAAACCTTTGGTTTTGAAGTCCGTTTCATTGCTCCGGGAGATGAGTACGCGGAATTAAGTACCGGAACAACAACCCTGTCTTTTGCTGCACTTCCTTTGGCAAAATCAAATTTGAGAGATGGGTTCCAGGAAAGTAGCCTCCAATCCAAACCGTTCGGGATGGAACTTGGATTTACAACAGTAGACGTTCCGGCTTTGGTAGAAAAAGCGCTTTCTAACGGAGCTACCTTGCTGGAAGAACCGAAAGAAAAGCCGTGGGGACAAGTAGTTGCTTACGTCCGGGACCTGGAAGGATTCCTGATTGAGATCTGCACTCCTATGGATTAA